From the genome of Haloplanus natans DSM 17983:
ATGGCCAGTTGGATCATCATCGCCGGCGTCCGGAGCAATTCGCCAGCCACCTCGAGATACTCTTGGTATGTGTTCGAGGCCCACGACCCGGTGTACTCCTCCAGCAGCGCAATTAGCAACGACAGCTGGAGATTGAACACCGTCGGTCGGGACGTGGGATCGGCGAGGCTGGTCGCCCGCTCAGCCGCGACAGCGGCGTACGTGTCGGCGATGCCCCAGTACCGGTAGCAGTCGGTAGCCGAGAACGGAAGCACCTCGAAATCGTAGGTGATCGCACGGGCTCGCCGGAGTGTTTCGTCGACATCGACCAGTCGCGTCTCGACGTCGTCGTAGATCGACGCCCACCACTCGCTGATGGGCACCCGATCGTTCGCGCGCTCGTGATCGGCGTTGGTCGCCTGTCCGTAGTGCCGGCGGGTGTACCGCTGACCCGTATCCGGAACGATCGTTTCGCTATCCGGGAAGTACAGGATCGGCTTCGCCCACAGCGTCTGGGTTCCCCGGAAGTCATACCCCGTCTCGAAGCCGCCGTACACGACCAAATCACCGTCTGAATCCGCCGTTTCGGCCTTCCGAACGCGACCGCTCCTGAGGGCGTCGATATCGTTCTCGTCGTCGATATCGACTGCCTCCTCAGGCGGGCTGACGACCTGCTTGAGGCCGGGACAGACGACGAACAGCTTGAGCAGCCCGCCCCAGTCGCGGTAGCTCAGACAGCCGAATGCCCCGGTTTCACCCCGTCCCCGGAGTGCAGTGATGATTGGCTGGTAGGCTTCTTGCGGATTGATGATCGAGTAGCGATCGGAGGCGATCTGCCAGCGGAACCGAACGTCATAGCCCAGCGCACACAGCGCCTTCCGGCGCCGGTCGACGATGTCTTGATGATCCTCGATGGGGACGATCAGCTCGGCGTCGGTCCGGGCGGCTAGCTCGTCCAGCGAACGTTCGGCCGTCTGTTCGAGCGCATCCGTATCGAGCCCGTGAACCGACTCGATAGCGGTGACGTCGACGGCGCCGTCGGCTTCAACGAACTCGTTGGTCGCCCAGAGTTCCCCGGAACTGGCTCGTGGCAGCACCGCGATGGCCTGCTCAAGTGCCGTCACGCTGTCGTCTCCACACCAGGCTTCCGGTGAACGCTCGTCGTTTCCGGGAACTGCCTCCGCATCGCCGTCGGTGAGTCCGGCGAACCGGAGTGTGTATTCTTCGGCGATGAGCGCCGGCACGTGGGCGTGGTCGGCTGCTGGAGTGCCGTCGTTCGTCGAGTCGGTGCTCCGTTCGCGTCGCTGCGTGTGCTGGTCAGTAGCCATGTTTGAGTGTGGGCGAAGAGCGTTCGGCACCGCAGGCGACAGCCGGGATGACCACTCGACTGCTCTCGAACGCTTCATGCTCCTGTCGAAGAGAAATTCGAAGGATGGTTGCTCGGCCAACCACCTCTGGATGAGGTCATATCGGTTCTCTCGGTCTGTGTCTCCTGATGGACGACCTTCCGAAGTCGGATCTGCTCCGATTTGTGAACCCACCGTCAAATTGGCTCGCCAGACGGTGGATCGACACACCTCGAAATTTACCTTCATCAACGAGGCCGGACTCGAAATCCTCGGCTATGAGAAGGCGACACTGCTTGGTGAACACATTTCGATCATCATGGACGAGGCAGCCGTCAAGCCGGGCCAGCAGCTGATTGCGTCGCTGCTTGAGAGCAGGGAGACACGGGCGACGTTCGAGATGGAGGTCCAAACCCATGGAGGAGGTCGGATTCTTTGTGAGAACCATCTTGGCTTACTTCCCGAGGACTGCGAGTATAGCGGGACGGCCGGGATCCTTCGTGAGATCACCCCCCGCAGCGAGCGTGAACAGGAACTGGAACGCCAGAATGCACGCTTAGAAGAGTTCACCAGCGTCGTCCCGCATGATCTCCGGAACCCACTGTCGGTCGCACAAGGGCGACTCCACGCCGCACGAGATGACTGTGACAGCCCTCATCTCGATCACGTCGCGGCCGCGCATGATCGGATGGATGCATTGATCGATGACTTGCTGACGTTGGCCCGCGAAGGCGAATCAGTGACTGATATCGAACCCGTCAGCTTAGAGACCGTCGCCACGAATTGTTGTCATGGCTTCGAAGGGGCTGAGGCGACACTCCAGGTACCCACCTCGCGGACGATTCGAGCCGATCGCAGCCGCCTTCAGCAACTCCTAGAGAATCTGTTTGTGAATGCTATCGAACATGGGGGCGAGGGGGTGACCGTGACTGTTGGTGAATTCGAGGATGGCTTTTTTGTTGCGGACGATGGGTTAGGGATCCCCGAATCAGATCGTGAGCAGGTCTTGGAGCCTGGCTACAGCACGTCTGAGGATGGGACCGGCTTCGGGCTGGGAATCGTCAACCAAATCGCCGAAGCGCATGGGTGGACGATAACGGTAACCGAGAGTGACGATGGTGGGGCCCGCATCGAGATTACCGGCGTTGAAGTGATATGAGTGCAATGAGGTTGGACTCCTGTGGAGCGACTCTCTTGGCTATACCGAAACCCTCAATCAGTGATGTGTTTCGGCGGTCTTGCTGAATACAGGGCAATGTGGCACGTAGTACGGGACGTTCCATCTGAAAATAATGGCTTAGCGCAGGCGAACGATCAAACATCAAAGGCTAATTCTCCGGCTGGAAAGTACAACCCGTTCAAAGAGTCTACATCGGAGTGCTTACAACGTTCGTCTATGCAGGAGTACGGTGTTGAGATGACAGACAAAGAGATCGCCGAGTTCCTAACGCGACAGGGGCACGGCGTTCTGTCATTTGGTGGGGACGAACCATACGGTTTGCCGATCTCTTTCGGCTACGACGTGCTAGACAACAGGTGTATCTTCCAGTTAGTATCGGACGCCGACAGCAAGAAAGAGGCGGCACTAACACGGTCAAGTAGCGTGAATCTGGTCGCTTACGAGTGGAACGATGTTGATAATTGGCGAAGCGTCATCATCACGGGACAACTACACCCGATTCCAGAGAATTCACAAGACGCAATCGACGCGGCTGGTATCTTTGCCGAATATGCGTCAGTGGCCAGCCTGACTGTCTTCGATAAGCCACTCTCCGAACTCACAGCTGTCTGGCACAAACTCGACATCGAAGATATGTCCGGCCGCCAAGCCCCAACAATCACCGAACACTGAACCAAGAATATCGATCCAAAACCCGCCTCAGGAAGGTCAGTAAACACCTAAATAGGGAACTCACCACCTTCGGTGAAACAAACGAAGTTGCCGTGCTACACTCAACCTCTGTATTTCACACGCCGAACCTATCAGTTTCTAAGGATTTAAACAGAGCCAGTCCTCAAAGAATGATTAAAAATCGTCCCTAAAGAGATTAGCAACTGTCCCAAGATCGGTTATTCGAAAAGAGCCGCTAATGGTTACTCCGAGGCTTTCTAACGCGGAAAACCGGTCTGTAAGTGCGTTGGATGGAACTATAGCACCCACCATACGCCCCCAAGAATCTTTTTAGGATACTGAGTAGCGTGACACATGTATCGGCGTAATTTCCTCTCTACATTTCAGTCGGGAGTAGCCGTAGGGATCAGTGGCGTGCTCGCAGGCTGCTCGAGTACCGATAACAAAGGTAGCGACCAGACCGGCCCACCGGAAGACCAACAGTTCAGATACTTCTTCGAGGACAAGCCTGGAACACTCGGCGCTGTTGCCGAGCATAACCAACCACCAGCGGACGCCGCAGACTGGCAGGTGATTGAGAACACGCTTACACAGGATGATTGGGAAGAGCTTCGATTGAACGACATCGAATATGCCGAGGCCTACATGGCCGGTGAGACGGTGCAACCAACGGACGGGACCTCCGGAACACCAGAAAAAATCATCAGACGAGTTCAAGAACTGTATGAGAACGCCGAGGCACGTGGCCCAGTCGCATTCACGGAAGCATTGATCGCAGCCGAAGACGAAATCTCAGGGGCTGATTTCCCGGAACAGCTTGTCCCGAACATTGCAAAATATGCCATAGAGGAACTCGGCTACGAGCTTCCCGGATACAGTCTCTCCCCAATTCAGGCGGTACACCCGGTTCCAGGCGACTACGATGGCTTGAAGCCAGAAACTATCCGGGAAACAGGAGTTAGCGCACCAATCGCACCAGAACGGGTCGGGACGTTCGGCGAGATGCGGACAACGCTGTACCTACTGATGTTCGAAACCGACGATGGGGCCCAAGTACGATACGTCAATAGGCCACCGTTCAACCCGTGGTATCTACGCGATACGCTTCGGGAACCAACCGAGAGCGTCTACCGGGAACCGCTGTCCAAGGATTTCTACACAATTGGAGGCACACAAGGACGACCAGTAAAACAGTATCCTGAGCATTTTGTCACATCCCTTGATTACCGGAAAGCAGCGAAAATGCGGGACCAAGATTTACTCAACGATGGAGAACTCCGAAAGGGACTAATCGGCTCCGCGTTATCGGTAGTTGAAAACGGAGAGCAAGACAAAAGCATACCAGCAGGAGCCAGCCTCGGTTGTCACAACAATCGTGGCTACCAGATCGAAAGTGTCGCCCCCGAGTTCGGTGCGTCAGTCGACGACTTCGTCACAAATCCAGCCACCGACCAGAGGAAACAATTCATTGAATTCGGACGGGCGATTTACCTGATATTCGAAACACAGTTCGGTGAAGATTACAAAGGCGATCCAGTATTTGGCTACGAGGAATCACTGGAAGTGCGTAGGACACTAGCTGCCCCCGAACTGTACCATCTCCCGAAGGAGTGCTAGGAGAGCGCTGAGAGGCAGATCCCCGAGTTATCTATGTCCGTCCAATTTTTGTTAGATTGAGAAACGAATTCCAATTATAAATTGAGTCACGTGTAAGAAAATCAACTACACTACGTCTGGAGTAGTGAATAGTATTCGAGACGTTGACGATGTGGAGGCCCATGTGATTGCCCACTTAGACGCCGCTAATTTCACGATTGACTGTATTCGAGATGATATCAAACCGCGGTACTCCGATACGGACCTCGATGAGGCTTACCGATTGATAATGGCGAATCAGGTCTCAAGTGATGACTTCAAAATCCGAGTCGCGCTAGGTTTGGCTTGCTTGAAATTAGGGGACACGATAGAGACTCCCGATGCTCCCACAACTTACCCGTATGGCGACGCAACCGCTCAGTATGCCTCCAGTAGATGCTACTCGGCCGGCTCCTGACGACATCCAAGGTCATCCACCCATCCAGTGTGAGGACTGTGAGTCCGCTCTTCACAGCCACGACGATGACAGTGTCTCATTCCTGCTTTTGGACCAGCTTACCATCCCTATCATCGGTTGTGGCGACCACGTCGACCAGTTCGTTTCTATCTGCGAACTCACGACGACTGGTAGAGCAGACACCATCAAGCATCGACCGGCTGGAGGTATCCGCTGTCCCAGCTGCCAGCTCGCACACTACAATTTACACCAACCAGTAATTCCGATCCAAAGCGGAGCAGTCGCCCTCATGGCCTGCCCACAGCACCAAACAGAAGTCCTCAACCGTTTCCAATCAGGGCTGGAAACGCAGCAACAGCTGACATCCTCCATCGATCGGCACCAATAGATCTCTAGAATAGTCCCCCACAGAGATAGTATGTACAGACACCAGCGGCGGGCCCTATCGCTGCCCGTTCGAGGTTCTCAACTGGCCGAGTCACTCGGTTTCGTCGCGGGTTGTCGTGTCCGTTGGATGGTCTATCCCTTCGGTGACTGAGACCGTGTTTCCGTCCTTGTCGAGAATCACAATTGATTCACCACGGCCCGCCACGGTCGTTGGCGCCTCTTCAAGCGAGTCAATTTCGGCG
Proteins encoded in this window:
- a CDS encoding sensor histidine kinase, with amino-acid sequence MDRHTSKFTFINEAGLEILGYEKATLLGEHISIIMDEAAVKPGQQLIASLLESRETRATFEMEVQTHGGGRILCENHLGLLPEDCEYSGTAGILREITPRSEREQELERQNARLEEFTSVVPHDLRNPLSVAQGRLHAARDDCDSPHLDHVAAAHDRMDALIDDLLTLAREGESVTDIEPVSLETVATNCCHGFEGAEATLQVPTSRTIRADRSRLQQLLENLFVNAIEHGGEGVTVTVGEFEDGFFVADDGLGIPESDREQVLEPGYSTSEDGTGFGLGIVNQIAEAHGWTITVTESDDGGARIEITGVEVI
- a CDS encoding pyridoxamine 5'-phosphate oxidase family protein produces the protein MQEYGVEMTDKEIAEFLTRQGHGVLSFGGDEPYGLPISFGYDVLDNRCIFQLVSDADSKKEAALTRSSSVNLVAYEWNDVDNWRSVIITGQLHPIPENSQDAIDAAGIFAEYASVASLTVFDKPLSELTAVWHKLDIEDMSGRQAPTITEH